One Littorina saxatilis isolate snail1 linkage group LG12, US_GU_Lsax_2.0, whole genome shotgun sequence genomic region harbors:
- the LOC138982262 gene encoding E3 ubiquitin-protein ligase TRIM56-like — protein MASGCSTRKSARDRTHKQLTMASVVDLESKFLECHICLETYRRPKTIPCLHSFCEQCLQDYISNSREVQETCFPCPVCKQFVDIPDPSLPKSQWGSSFKGSFFLNDLADCLKQAASPVLTAPCSLCDRNNAVKFCLDCDHRLCGDCFLLHRKIPTSSNHEVVDHSHCNSPQVHRRRKRFCHAHTDRVLELYCPQCSTPLCQMCHLTFHKLCPGVTPMSETAEKKRVWLKELEGRTSNYIHKLSRINDHLNRNLEAANMAKVSDAERLKEFFIKTMHTLHKKQDELMAELEKTYKNHCKALVEGKRDREELLTALCNARDLTHSLVEVGSDLEVMQEADSDLGLQVQGLIRRVDTLPRPETPVASMALDGEAARGVSKNLNKLSLTVTLSSPIPTTPTTDSPTSGAPPFAFPTMSQRRTPKLLKRIKTRTGLDKEKPEIWDMTVLPAGQLILVDAGNSCLKGMNMGPSATTVCRLSLRSPLRVCKLSDTEVAVTGQDKKLYIIQVSDKLEATRITSTQHEYWGLASVGEETLAASCLDLSCVHLIDLSGKVLQTISHDASMNPLFLSPSYLSSTPDGDILVSDCVKKCIYRLGVNGEVRFKYPCNGPFGLLNPRSLCADPQGPLLCVDKEGQKVVRLSTLGRFAGSLLTTIHGLSYPEAVTVGPRGVVYVTSDAMQTDTQDVLVFEIL, from the exons ATG GCTTCTGGATGTTCTACCAGAAAAAGTGCCAGAGACAGGACACATAAGCAACTTACG ATGGCCTCTGTGGTAGATCTGGAGTCCAAGTTCCTGGAGTGCCACATCTGCCTGGAGACGTACCGCCGCCCCAAGACCATCCCTTGCCTCCACAGCTTCTGCGAGCAGTGCCTCCAAGACTACATCTCCAACAGTCGCGAGGTCCAGGAGACCTGCTTCCCGTGTCCGGTGTGCAAGCAGTTCGTCGACATCCCGGACCCCAGTCTGCCCAAGTCGCAGTGGGGCTCCAGCTTCAAGGGCAGCTTCTTCTTGAACGATCTCGCGGACTGCCTGAAGCAGGCTGCCTCACCCGTGCTGACTGCCCCGTGTTCGTTGTGCGATCGGAACAACGCGGTGAAGTTCTGTCTGGACTGCGACCACAGGCTGTGTGGGGACTGTTTCCTACTGCACAGAAAGATCCCCACTTCCAGTAACCACGAGGTGGTGGATCATTCTCACTGCAACAGTCCTCAG GTTCATCGAAGGCGAAAACGATTCTGCCACGCCCACACAGACCGCGTGCTGGAACTGTACTGTCCGCAATGCTCCACCCCGCTGTGTCAGATGTGTCACTTGACCTTCCACAAGTTGTGTCCAGGGGTCACGCCAATGTCTGAGACGGCGGAGAAGAAACGGGTATGGTTGAAAGAGCTGGAGGGCCGGACCAGCAACTATATCCACAAGCTATCACGCATCAACGACCATCTCAATAGGAACTTAGAGGCTGCTAATATGGCAAAG GTGAGCGACGCGGAGCGGCTGAAAGAGTTCTTCATCAAGACGATGCACACGCTGCACAAGAAGCAGGACGAGCTGATGGCAGAGCTGGAGAAGACCTACAAGAACCACTGCAAGGCGCTCGTGGAGGGAAAGAG GGACCGGGAAGAACTGCTCACTGCGCTGTGCAACGCCCGCGACCTGACACACAGCCTGGTAGAGGTCGGGTCAGACCTGGAGGTCATGCAGGAAGCAGACTCCGACCTGGGTCTGCAGGTGCAGGGCCTCATCCGCCGCGTAGACACTCTCCCCCGTCCAGAGACACCTGTCGCCTCCATGGCGCTGGACGGCGAGGCTGCAAGAGGCGTGTCCAAGAACCTCAACAAGCTGTCCTTGACGGTGACTCTGTCGTCTCCCATTCCGACCACGCCCACGACGGATTCACCCACGTCTGGGGCCCCGCCTTTCGCCTTCCCCACGATGTCTCAGAGAAGAACTCCCAAGCTGCTGAAGCGGATCAAGACCCGTACAGGGCTGGACAAGGAGAAGCCTGAGATCTGGGACATGACGGTCCTGCCTGCAGGGCAGCTGATTCTCGTGGATGCGGGCAACTCGTGCTTGAAGGGCATGAACATGGGTCCCTCCGCCACCACCGTCTGTCGCCTCTCCCTCCGCTCCCCGCTCAGAGTGTGCAAGCTGTCGGACACTGAGGTAGCGGTGACCGGTCAGGATAAGAAACTTTACATCATCCAGGTGTCGGACAAGCTGGAGGCCACGCGGATCACCTCCACGCAGCACGAGTACTGGGGACTGGCGTCTGTCGGGGAGGAGACTCTGGCGGCCAGCTGTCTGGACCTCAGCTGCGTCCACCTGATCGACCTGAGCGGAAAGGTGCTGCAGACCATCTCCCACGACGCCTCCATGAACCCGCTCTTCCTTAGCCCCAGCTACCTCAGCTCGACCCCCGACGGCGACATTCTAGTCTCGGACTGCGTCAAGAAGTGCATCTACCGTCTAGGGGTCAACGGCGAGGTGCGCTTCAAGTACCCCTGCAACGGTCCCTTCGGTCTCCTTAACCCCCGCAGCCTGTGCGCGGACCCCCAGGGCCCGTTGCTGTGCGTGGACAAGGAGGGGCAGAAGGTGGTGAGGCTGTCCACGCTGGGCCGCTTTGCTGGCAGCCTGCTGACTACCATCCACGGGCTGTCCTATCCCGAGGCGGTCACTGTGGGCCCTCGTGGCGTGGTGTACGTCACGAGTGACGCCATGCAGACTGACACTCAGGACGTGTTGGTTTTTGAAATACTGTGA